In one Oryzias latipes chromosome 13, ASM223467v1 genomic region, the following are encoded:
- the LOC105355509 gene encoding putative uncharacterized protein DDB_G0292636, whose translation MDLKDAVGEEQVKKKDAQKDELSLPWSKKKDQDKGKGKDKGKSDDKHKSDHKDKSDHKDKSDHKDKDKHGGDKKKKDKKEKKKGEGGKKHGSSSSDED comes from the exons ATGGACCTCAAAGACG CTGTTGGTGAGGAGCAGGTGAAGAAGAAGGATGCACAGAAGGATGAGCTAAGCTTACCTTGGAGCAAAAAGAAGGACCAGGATAAGGGCAAGGGCAAGGATAAGGGCAAG AGTGATGACAAACACAAGTCTGACCACAAGGACAAGTCTGACCACAAGGACAAGTCTGACCACAaggacaaagacaaacatggaggtgataagaaaaagaaggacaagaaagagaagaaaaagggtgaaggaggaaaaaaacatggatCCTCCAGCAGTGATGAG gACTGA